A stretch of Myxocyprinus asiaticus isolate MX2 ecotype Aquarium Trade chromosome 42, UBuf_Myxa_2, whole genome shotgun sequence DNA encodes these proteins:
- the LOC127433124 gene encoding glycerophosphodiester phosphodiesterase domain-containing protein 5-like isoform X2, which translates to MVKHQPLQVYERQLCLSCLTGIYGWRWKRYQRSHDNSSKWECSWFFLLCCSFLLLLAWSYFWWEARNDYNEFNWLLYNNSGVWKDGTVPILATTLTGFTYTAFLMILALSHIVLGQQLNLYWIHKIVVLAVLLTTITAVVSIEDFWQDEWDIVLISLQFTGPFLHIGALAVITALGWVVASQVTRGERSRLQIVILVAYVCVLLVLYLVPLLISSPCIMDRSKLGPRPAVIGRRGAPVLAPEHTIMSFGKALQQKVTALEADVAISLDGVPFLMRDHTLRRTTNVDKLFPARQDNDASLFNWTEIRSLNAGFWFLRDDPYWTVQFMSEKDRNRTANQTVCSLADLLHLAARTNRSVIFSLRRPPPQHPRHQLWVSDALKVIQRSSIQPEQVMWTPDWYRKKVRAAVPLLQQTSDEKLPVAELKDRGISTLTLHYSQARVQDIRQFAGSNVSVNVYPVNEPWLYSLMWCSGVQSVSSDASHILKKVPNPIWIMSAEEYGLIWITSDLISVAIVIGIFTFQKWKMSGIRTYNPEQIMLSAVVRRPSRDVNIMKEKLIFSEINNGVGSTDELSMYTGNGLDAYTRHDVMMPTHHTAKL; encoded by the exons TGGGAATGTTCATGGTTCTTCTTACTCTGCTGTTCATTTCTTCTCCTCCTCGCATGGTCGTACTTCTGGTGGGAAGCTCGTAATGACTACAACGAGTTCAACTG GTTGTTATATAATAATTCGGGTGTTTGGAAGGATGGCACAGTCCCTATTCTTGCCACAACACTCACAGGATTCACTTACACTGCATTTTTAATG ATTCTTGCACTTAGTCACATTGTACTGGGACaacagcttaacttgtactggaTCCATAAG ATTGTAGTTCtggctgttcttctcaccaccatCACAGCTGTTGTGTCCATTGAGGATTTTTGGCAGGACGAATGGGACATTGTCCTTATTTCTCTACAG TTCACAGGTCCATTCCTGCACATCGGGGCCTTAGCTGTGATCACAGCATTAGGGTGGGTCGTCGCCAGTCAGGTGACACGAGGAGAAAGATCAA GACTTCAGATTGTTATACTGGTGGCTTATGTGTGTGTTCTCCTGGTGCTGTACCTGGTTCCTCTCTTAATCTCTTCTCCCTGCATCATGGACCGGTCCAAGCTCGGTCCTCGTCCTGCTGTCATTGGCCGTCGTGGAGCTCCAGTG CTTGCTCCAGAGCACACTATTATGTCCTTCGGTAAAGCTCTGCAACAGAAAGTCACTGCCCTGGAAGCAGATGTTGCCATCag TCTGGACGGAGTCCCATTTCTGATGAGGGATCACACATTACGCAGGACCACAAATGTGGACAAGCTGTTTCCTGCCCGTCAGGACAATGACGCCTCGCTCTTTAACTGGACAGAAATCCGTAGTCTCAATGCTGGATTTTGGTTCCTCAGG GATGACCCATACTGGACAGTGCAGTTCATGTCTGAGAAGGACCGCAATCGTACGGCCAATCAGACGGTGTGTAGCCTAGCAGATCTTCTGCATCTGGCTGCTCGAACAAATCGATCTGTGATCTTCAGTCTGCGGCGACCTCCACCCCAACACCCCCGACACCAGCTGTGGGTCAGTGATGCACTGAAGGTGATTCAGAGATCCAGCATCCAACCAGAGCAG gtgatgTGGACTCCTGACTGGTACAGGAAGAAGGTTCGTGCAGCGGTTCCACTCCTGCAGCAGACATCAGATGAGAAACTTCCTGTAGCTGAGCTGAAAGACCGAGGAATCAGTACACTTACCCTGCACTACAGTCAAGCCAGAGTTCAGGATATCag GCAGTTTGCTGGCAGTaatgtgagtgtgaatgtgtatccAGTGAACGAGCCGTGGCTTTACTCTCTCATGTGGTGCAGCGGGGTCCAGTCTGTCTCTTCTGATGCTTCACACATCCTGAAGAAAGTGCCTAATCCAATCTGGATCATG AGTGCAGAGGAATATGGCctgatatggattacttctgaTTTAATCTCTGTAGCGATTGTCATTGGcattttcacatttcaaaa GTGGAAAATGAGTGGCATACGCACCTACAACCCTGAGCAGATTATGTTGAGCGCTGTGGTCCGTCGGCCGAGCCGTGACGTCAACATCATGAAAGAGAAACTCATATTTTCAG AGATCAACAATGGTGTTGGTAGCACAGACGAGCTTTCCATGTACACAGGAAATGGACTGGATGCATATACGCGTCATGACGTCATGATGCCCACGCATCATACGGCTAAACTTTAG
- the LOC127433124 gene encoding glycerophosphodiester phosphodiesterase domain-containing protein 5-like isoform X1 codes for MVKHQPLQVYERQLCLSCLTGIYGWRWKRYQRSHDNSSKWECSWFFLLCCSFLLLLAWSYFWWEARNDYNEFNWLLYNNSGVWKDGTVPILATTLTGFTYTAFLMILALSHIVLGQQLNLYWIHKIVVLAVLLTTITAVVSIEDFWQDEWDIVLISLQFTGPFLHIGALAVITALGWVVASQVTRGERSRLQIVILVAYVCVLLVLYLVPLLISSPCIMDRSKLGPRPAVIGRRGAPVLAPEHTIMSFGKALQQKVTALEADVAISLDGVPFLMRDHTLRRTTNVDKLFPARQDNDASLFNWTEIRSLNAGFWFLRDDPYWTVQFMSEKDRNRTANQTVCSLADLLHLAARTNRSVIFSLRRPPPQHPRHQLWVSDALKVIQRSSIQPEQVMWTPDWYRKKVRAAVPLLQQTSDEKLPVAELKDRGISTLTLHYSQARVQDIRQFAGSNVSVNVYPVNEPWLYSLMWCSGVQSVSSDASHILKKVPNPIWIMSAEEYGLIWITSDLISVAIVIGIFTFQNYHLIRWKMSGIRTYNPEQIMLSAVVRRPSRDVNIMKEKLIFSEINNGVGSTDELSMYTGNGLDAYTRHDVMMPTHHTAKL; via the exons TGGGAATGTTCATGGTTCTTCTTACTCTGCTGTTCATTTCTTCTCCTCCTCGCATGGTCGTACTTCTGGTGGGAAGCTCGTAATGACTACAACGAGTTCAACTG GTTGTTATATAATAATTCGGGTGTTTGGAAGGATGGCACAGTCCCTATTCTTGCCACAACACTCACAGGATTCACTTACACTGCATTTTTAATG ATTCTTGCACTTAGTCACATTGTACTGGGACaacagcttaacttgtactggaTCCATAAG ATTGTAGTTCtggctgttcttctcaccaccatCACAGCTGTTGTGTCCATTGAGGATTTTTGGCAGGACGAATGGGACATTGTCCTTATTTCTCTACAG TTCACAGGTCCATTCCTGCACATCGGGGCCTTAGCTGTGATCACAGCATTAGGGTGGGTCGTCGCCAGTCAGGTGACACGAGGAGAAAGATCAA GACTTCAGATTGTTATACTGGTGGCTTATGTGTGTGTTCTCCTGGTGCTGTACCTGGTTCCTCTCTTAATCTCTTCTCCCTGCATCATGGACCGGTCCAAGCTCGGTCCTCGTCCTGCTGTCATTGGCCGTCGTGGAGCTCCAGTG CTTGCTCCAGAGCACACTATTATGTCCTTCGGTAAAGCTCTGCAACAGAAAGTCACTGCCCTGGAAGCAGATGTTGCCATCag TCTGGACGGAGTCCCATTTCTGATGAGGGATCACACATTACGCAGGACCACAAATGTGGACAAGCTGTTTCCTGCCCGTCAGGACAATGACGCCTCGCTCTTTAACTGGACAGAAATCCGTAGTCTCAATGCTGGATTTTGGTTCCTCAGG GATGACCCATACTGGACAGTGCAGTTCATGTCTGAGAAGGACCGCAATCGTACGGCCAATCAGACGGTGTGTAGCCTAGCAGATCTTCTGCATCTGGCTGCTCGAACAAATCGATCTGTGATCTTCAGTCTGCGGCGACCTCCACCCCAACACCCCCGACACCAGCTGTGGGTCAGTGATGCACTGAAGGTGATTCAGAGATCCAGCATCCAACCAGAGCAG gtgatgTGGACTCCTGACTGGTACAGGAAGAAGGTTCGTGCAGCGGTTCCACTCCTGCAGCAGACATCAGATGAGAAACTTCCTGTAGCTGAGCTGAAAGACCGAGGAATCAGTACACTTACCCTGCACTACAGTCAAGCCAGAGTTCAGGATATCag GCAGTTTGCTGGCAGTaatgtgagtgtgaatgtgtatccAGTGAACGAGCCGTGGCTTTACTCTCTCATGTGGTGCAGCGGGGTCCAGTCTGTCTCTTCTGATGCTTCACACATCCTGAAGAAAGTGCCTAATCCAATCTGGATCATG AGTGCAGAGGAATATGGCctgatatggattacttctgaTTTAATCTCTGTAGCGATTGTCATTGGcattttcacatttcaaaa CTATCACCTGATCAG GTGGAAAATGAGTGGCATACGCACCTACAACCCTGAGCAGATTATGTTGAGCGCTGTGGTCCGTCGGCCGAGCCGTGACGTCAACATCATGAAAGAGAAACTCATATTTTCAG AGATCAACAATGGTGTTGGTAGCACAGACGAGCTTTCCATGTACACAGGAAATGGACTGGATGCATATACGCGTCATGACGTCATGATGCCCACGCATCATACGGCTAAACTTTAG